One segment of Patulibacter sp. SYSU D01012 DNA contains the following:
- the ftsZ gene encoding cell division protein FtsZ: MTPHNNRSSLREGPLADLFRRTDAPADAPAPSQQAHDTRYPARVGLDADPEQILGLADVEPAREEIAPRMPDPVKETQATVEAWGERRTPSPAGYGPVIRVIGVGGGGTNAVNRMIEAGITGVEFLAINTDAQSLQDSAADVTIHIGQGTTRGLGAGANPGVGRNAAMEEYDEIKAALRGSDMVFIAAGEGGGTGTGAAPVVARIAREMGALTVGIVTKPFAFEGKRRAQSADVGIRELAEEVDTLIVVPNNRLLSVLERNTSMVDAFRVADDVLRQGVQGISELVTVPGLINLDFADVRTIMQDRGAALLGIGHGTGESRAIQAAERAVSSPLLETSMDGAKAILLSIVGGGDLSLWEINEAAEAIGAAAHPDANIIFGAQVDEKLGDEVWVTVVATGYDHQPHLEAAAPAEPRQVRRERPVERVAARPAVPADAEPRVVRRQPRPQEPVTHAAGRSATGAPGWTVPEYTPRAR; the protein is encoded by the coding sequence ATGACCCCGCACAACAACCGCTCCAGCCTCCGAGAGGGCCCGCTGGCCGACCTGTTCCGCCGCACCGACGCCCCGGCCGACGCGCCGGCGCCGTCGCAGCAGGCGCACGACACCCGCTACCCGGCGCGCGTCGGCCTCGACGCCGACCCCGAGCAGATCCTCGGCCTGGCCGACGTCGAGCCCGCCCGTGAGGAGATCGCGCCGCGCATGCCCGACCCGGTGAAGGAGACGCAGGCGACCGTCGAGGCGTGGGGCGAGCGGCGCACGCCGTCCCCGGCCGGCTACGGCCCGGTCATCCGCGTCATCGGCGTGGGCGGCGGCGGCACGAACGCGGTCAACCGCATGATCGAGGCGGGCATCACCGGCGTCGAGTTCCTCGCGATCAACACGGACGCGCAGTCCCTGCAGGACTCCGCCGCGGACGTGACGATCCACATCGGCCAGGGCACGACCCGCGGCCTCGGCGCCGGGGCCAACCCGGGCGTCGGCCGCAACGCGGCGATGGAGGAGTACGACGAGATCAAGGCGGCGCTGCGCGGCTCCGACATGGTCTTCATCGCCGCCGGCGAGGGCGGCGGCACCGGCACGGGCGCCGCCCCGGTCGTGGCCCGCATCGCCCGCGAGATGGGCGCGCTGACCGTCGGCATCGTCACGAAGCCGTTCGCGTTCGAGGGCAAGCGCCGCGCGCAGTCCGCCGACGTCGGCATCCGCGAGCTGGCGGAGGAGGTCGACACGCTCATCGTCGTGCCGAACAACCGCCTCCTGTCCGTCCTCGAGCGCAACACGTCGATGGTCGACGCGTTCCGCGTCGCCGACGACGTCCTGCGCCAGGGCGTGCAGGGCATCTCCGAGCTCGTCACGGTGCCGGGCCTGATCAACCTGGACTTCGCGGACGTCCGCACGATCATGCAGGACCGCGGCGCGGCCCTGCTGGGCATCGGCCACGGCACGGGCGAGTCCCGCGCGATCCAGGCCGCCGAGCGCGCGGTCTCGTCCCCGCTGCTGGAGACGTCGATGGACGGCGCGAAGGCGATCCTGCTCTCGATCGTCGGCGGCGGCGACCTGTCCCTGTGGGAGATCAACGAGGCGGCCGAGGCGATCGGCGCCGCGGCGCACCCGGACGCGAACATCATCTTCGGCGCCCAGGTCGACGAGAAGCTCGGCGACGAGGTGTGGGTCACCGTCGTCGCGACCGGCTACGACCACCAGCCGCACCTCGAGGCCGCCGCGCCCGCCGAGCCGCGCCAGGTGCGCCGCGAGCGGCCGGTCGAGCGCGTCGCCGCCCGCCCCGCCGTCCCCGCCGACGCCGAGCCGCGCGTCGTGCGGCGCCAGCCGCGCCCGCAGGAGCCGGTGACGCACGCCGCCGGCCGCAGCGCCACCGGCGCGCCGGGCTGGACGGTCCCCGAGTACACGCCGCGGGCCCGCTAG